A region from the Acipenser ruthenus chromosome 13, fAciRut3.2 maternal haplotype, whole genome shotgun sequence genome encodes:
- the LOC117418330 gene encoding lipopolysaccharide-induced tumor necrosis factor-alpha factor homolog isoform X1, whose product MEFARCATSSYGENMASAPPMDATTPLTGPMPPSYDDTMKGSYPQYPPNPGYPPQGPAMGILNQPAYPVQPPHPVYPPQGPEMGKMNQPPYPGQPMQPPVTNQVVSMQTIVVQPSVIFRDQAVQMNCPACQQLIVTRLEYTSGTLTWLLCGGIAIVGCLYGCCLIPFCIDGAKDVNHWCPNCNRVIGHHRRL is encoded by the exons ATGGAATTCGCCCGCTGTGCCACCAGCTCCTACG GTGAAAACATGGCCAGTGCACCCCCAATGGATGCCACTACTCCCCTAACAGGACCCATGCCTCCTTCATATGACGACACGATGAAGGGGTCCTATCCCCAGTACCCTCCCAACCCAGGGTACCCTCCCCAGGGACCGGCGATGGGAATACTCAACCAGCCAGCTTACCCAGTACAGCCACCACACCCAGTGTATCCGCCCCAGGGACCGGAGATGGGAAAGATGAATCAGCCACCTTACCCAGGACAGCCAATGCAACCCCCCGTAACTAACCAAGTGG TGTCGATGCAGACGATTGTAGTGCAGCCCAGCGTGATTTTCAGAGACCAAGCTGTCCAGATGAACTGCCCAGCCTGCCAGCAGCTCATTGTGACCCGGCTGGAGTATACATCCGGGACCCTCACCTGGCTCCTGTGCGGAGGAATCGCCATCGTGGG GTGCCTCTACGGTTGCTGCCTGATCCCCTTCTGCATCGACGGTGCGAAAGACGTGAATCACTGGTGTCCGAATTGCAACCGCGTCATTGGACACCACAGGCGCCTGTAG
- the LOC117418330 gene encoding lipopolysaccharide-induced tumor necrosis factor-alpha factor homolog isoform X2 has protein sequence MASAPPMDATTPLTGPMPPSYDDTMKGSYPQYPPNPGYPPQGPAMGILNQPAYPVQPPHPVYPPQGPEMGKMNQPPYPGQPMQPPVTNQVVSMQTIVVQPSVIFRDQAVQMNCPACQQLIVTRLEYTSGTLTWLLCGGIAIVGCLYGCCLIPFCIDGAKDVNHWCPNCNRVIGHHRRL, from the exons ATGGCCAGTGCACCCCCAATGGATGCCACTACTCCCCTAACAGGACCCATGCCTCCTTCATATGACGACACGATGAAGGGGTCCTATCCCCAGTACCCTCCCAACCCAGGGTACCCTCCCCAGGGACCGGCGATGGGAATACTCAACCAGCCAGCTTACCCAGTACAGCCACCACACCCAGTGTATCCGCCCCAGGGACCGGAGATGGGAAAGATGAATCAGCCACCTTACCCAGGACAGCCAATGCAACCCCCCGTAACTAACCAAGTGG TGTCGATGCAGACGATTGTAGTGCAGCCCAGCGTGATTTTCAGAGACCAAGCTGTCCAGATGAACTGCCCAGCCTGCCAGCAGCTCATTGTGACCCGGCTGGAGTATACATCCGGGACCCTCACCTGGCTCCTGTGCGGAGGAATCGCCATCGTGGG GTGCCTCTACGGTTGCTGCCTGATCCCCTTCTGCATCGACGGTGCGAAAGACGTGAATCACTGGTGTCCGAATTGCAACCGCGTCATTGGACACCACAGGCGCCTGTAG